TCCGATCGTGTCGGCCTGGTCGACGTTCGAGAGCTTCGACCAGCTCGCGCCGCCGTCCGTGGAGTGCCACAGACCGTACGCCCCGTCGGTGGCCCCGCCCGCGAGCCAGACGTCACCCTTCACGCCGGGCAGCGCCTTGAAGCGCACGCTGTCACCGCTCGGCAGTCCGGTCGCCGCGGACGCCGTGAACGTCGCCCCGCCGTCCGTACTCACGTAGAACTTCCCGGACTTGAAGCCGTAGAAGGTCTTCGCGTCCACCCGGTCCGACTCCACGATCGCCCCGGCCGGGATGCCGCTCGACGCCGACCAGGACGAACCGAAGCCGGCCGTGTACTGCACACCCGCGCCGTCCGGGCTCCACACGAACCGGCTGCCGTCCGAGGCGGCGGCCACCGTTCCGCCCCCGCTCACACCAGAAGGGTCGCTCCCCGCGAACCAGTTGGCGCCGTTGTCCGTCGAGAACGCGATGTGCGGCCCGGAGTCCAGATTGCCGACCCGCACGACCGTGTTCGGGTTCGTCTCGGCGAAGTCCAGACTCGTGGTCGTGGTGAAGTTCGGGGAGGTGAACATCATCGACGGGACCTTGGTGAGGTCCGTGTGCCGGAAGCCGCCGATGTCGCCGAGCGCGCTCAGCAGCGGCGCGCCCGAGGGCGGCGACGCCAGGTCGAGGACCGCCGTCTCCTCCAGGCCCTGCACCATCGGCTTGATGGTGAACTGGCTGCCGGAGTCCCAGTTCGTGAGGTTCTCCGTGCCGTAGAGCGTCGCCCCCGTCCCGTACATCATGCGGTTCGAGTCGAACGGGTCGATCTCCAGCGACTCCGTCATCCATCCGAGCTTCGGCGTCTGCTCGGGCGGCGACGGATTCGCCCCCCAGGTCAGCCACGGGGAGGAGGAGACGTCCATGGTGTACCGGTTCGCGCGGTTGGGGTACGACGTGTAGTCCCACGCCTTCGTCCAGGTCGCCCCGCTGTCCGTGGAGCGGAAGATCTGGGTGTCCGGCCACCACGAGCTGTAGGCGGTGGCCATGACCGTGCCGGGCTTCTGCCGGTCCACCGTCAGCCCGCTGAAGCCGTAGTAGGTGTCGGCCTCCGCGACCGGGCTGATGTTCGTCCAGGTGCCGGTCGCCGTCGCGTACCGCCACACCTGGCCCTTGCCGCCGTCGTACGGCCCGCCCTTGTCGCTGTAGGAGAGATACAGATAGCCGCCCGCCGCGTCCAGGACACCCTTGTGGGCCAGGTAGCCCGTCGGCTGGCCGGCGAGCCGCGTCCAGGTCGCGCCCGCGTCCGTCGACCGGTACACCGAGTTCTGGAGGTCCGCGACGCCGACGTAGATCGCCCGGGTGGCGTTCCCGGACGTGCCCGTCGACTCGTCGAAGGTCACCCAGACGATGCCCTGGTTGTCGCTGGCGTAGCCGCTGGTGTCGGTCGGGTCCTGCTGGTAGTTGCCGACGTTGGGGAAGTTCGCCACCTGGGACCAGGTCACCCCCGAGTCCGTCGAGCGCCACAGCCCCTTGCCGCTCGGCGCCCCGAGGTACAGCACGCTGTTCCTGTTCGGGTCCACCGCCAGCCGCTCGCCCATGCCCCGCCCCGGCATGTTGCCGCCGAGCTTGAAGGGCAGGTCGGTCTTCTGCCAGCTCGCGCCCCGGTTCGAGGAGCGCATGACCGCGCCGTTCTTCGGGTCCCAGCTGTTGGTGTACGTGCCGACGGCCGCGTACACCTTGTTCGGATCCACGGAGTCGGAGGCCAGGCTGACCACGCCGGTGTGCCCCCAGTCGTCCCAGCCGACCGAGTCGAGCAGCGGTGTCCAGGTCTTGGAGGACTCCTGCCAGCGGTAGGCCCCGCCGATGTCGGTGCGGGCGTACGCCAGGTTCTTCTCGGAGCGGTTGAAGACGATCCCGGGGACGAAACCGCCCCCGTCGATCCGGGCGTTCTTCCAGGTGTACGTGTCGGCGGCGAGCGAGACCTTCGCGGTGCTGTCGGCCGCCAGTGCGGGTGGGGTGCCGGCGAGCAGCCCGGCCGCGAGCGCGAGCACGGCCGTGAGGATGCGGGTTCTTCGCACGGGAGGATCCTTTCCGGAAAGGGGGCGTGGGAGGAAAGCGCTTTCCCAACGGTGCGAGAGTTGCCGGGCGACCCCCAGTGCGGGAGGGGGCCGCCCGGCCGTTTCGGCCCCGCCGTCCGGTGGCGGGACCTCATACACGGAGCCTTCGAGCGGTTCCAGGGAAGGAACGGTGCCTGGTGCGCCCCTTCAGGGGCGCGGGACTGCATCGACTTTGCGGCTCCGCCGCGCGAGCGCGACAAGCCACAACGGACCCGCAGTCGACAACGGTCCAACCCGCGGAGCGCCCGGCGGGGGCTGGTTATTCGAGAAGCTCCGCGTACGACCCCATGGCCAGGGCGATGTCCGCCTGGGCCCAGAACCGGTGATAGGTGAACGACGGCACCGCGCCGCCCGCCAGATACGCCTCGATCTTCGACCAGGCCGGGTCGTCCTCGTAGAACGACCGGATGGACTCGAAGGTCGACGACGCGTTGATCGCGTCACCGTTCGGCATGGTCCCGGTCCAGCCGCTCGGGACGTACACCGAGTCGTCGAACCGGTTGTAGTCCGCCCGGTTCTCCGGCACCGCGATCCCCAGGCTGTCCTGGTAGTTGCTCCACATGCCGTCCAGCAGGGCCTTGGCCGTGGAAGCGGCCTGGGTGTCACCACTGCGGTCCGCGTAGTACGTCAGGGTCTTGGCGTACGCGGCGGCCACGCCGACGTCATTGGTGTAGTCGGCGACGGTGACGTGAAGTCCGCTGTTGGCACCGGGGCTTGACGCGTTCCAGGTGTCGGGCTGGCCCGACCACTGAAGCGTCGACGGGATCTGGTAGGTGCCGTCCGGGTTGATCGTGGTCTTGGACAGCGCCCAGTCGACCCACTTGTCGAGGACCGCCTTGGCCTGGGCGTTCCCCGTCTGCTGGTAGTACTCGGCGACCCGCTCCATCGACCACGCCTGGAAGCCGAACCACTGGTTGGACGGCGGGTCGTGGTAGACGGGCTGCTGGTCGTAGTACATGCCGTAGAACGTCGACTTCCCGGCCGGGGGAGTCGCGTAGCGGCCCGCCCAGCTGTTCGTCGCACCGCCCGCGATGGCACCCTCGTCGGACTGCAGCCAGCGGTAGAACTCCAGCTGCCGGCTCAGCGAGGTGTTCCAGTCCGCCGCGCCCGTCGCCGACTTGGGCTTCAGGTCGGCGTACGAGCTCAGCGCGTACGCGGCCATCGGGTTCTGGTAGCCGCCGTGCGCGTGACTGGATCCGATGCGCCAGGCCCAGCCCGCCGAGGTGTCGGTGGCGCCGCCCCAGGCGTAGTACCAGGACAGCAGGTACATCGAGGCGTCCTTGCCCGTGCCGGCCGCGCAGGTGGAGGGACCGACACAGTTGCCGATCTTCTTGAAGTACTTGTCGTACATGGCGTAGCGCAGATAGTCGCCCATCTTCGCGGCCTTGCCCACGGTCGCGGAGACGTCAGAGCCCTTGCCCTGCTCCTTCGCCCACTTGTCGGCCCAGTACGCGGCCTGCACGGCACGCGCGTCGGCGTCCGGGGCGTTGGTGAACTTCCACTGCTTGGCGTAGGAGGCGTCACCGGTGAAGAGGTCCAAGTACCCGTTCTTGCCACCGTACTTGAACTGGTCACAGGTCGGCTGCGGCACCGTCTCCCACACCGACTCCTGCGCACCGCGCTGGAAGGTGTTGATGTACGACGGTCCGGTGTCCGTCGGTCCCGCCTCGCACTTGCCGGGCGAGTTGCCGTAGCCGTAGACGTTGTCGACGTCCTGCAGCCAGTGCATACCGTAGATGTCGTCGGTGCCGTACGCGGACTTCAGTTCACCGGCGATCGGATCCGACCCCACCGACACCCCGGTGTCCAGCTTCGCCGGGTACTCGTTCGGGGTGTCCAGCTCGGGCGCGTAGGTCGCCGGCTTGGAGGCGTTGTAGAACGAGTTGGTCGGCTGGTCGGCGTGGGTGGGGATCATGTACTTCTCCATGATGTCCCAGGCGCCGTTGAACTTGGACCAGTCGCCCGTCACCTTGCCGTACATGGCCTGGAGCCACAGGAGGTAGCTGTACGCCTCCGAGGTGGTCTCGTGGCCGTGGTCCGGCGCCTCGACGATCAGCGTCTCGACCGAGTGGTAGGGGATGCCCTCGGGGGAGAAGTAGCCGTTCGCCGGGTTGGTGATCTTGCCGTACAGATCGAGGAAGCGGGCGTTGTAGGTGCCCGTCGCCGCGATCTGGGTGACCGTCACCGAGGCCTTGGCGTGGCCCGTCGCCGTCGACTCGAAGGTCGCCGCGCCGGTGCCGGAGGCATTGCCGGTGATGGTCACCGTCTGCGCGGTGTTCCAGTTCGACGGGGTGAAGGTGAGCGAGGCCCCGCCGGTCACCGAGAGGCCCGCGTTGCCGCCGGTGCGGGCGGTCGTGACGGTCACGTTGGCCGAGGGCTGCGTCGACAGCTTCACGGTGTACGTGCCCGTCTTGCCCTGCTGGACGGCGAGTTGGGTCGCCGAGGCGACGACCGCGGGACCCGAGGCGACCGTGATGCCGACCGGCGTCGACTCCCCGGACGCGCCCAGGCTGTCGTACGCCTTCGCGAGCAGCGAATGACTGCCCACGGTCAAGCTAGAGACCGAGAGCGAGTACGGCGATGTCGTGTCGGTGCCGAGCAGCGTGGTGTTGTCGTAGAACTCCACCTTGCTGATGGTCGCGTTGTCCGCGGCGGCGGCCGTCGCGGCGAGCGGGACCGCGGTGCCCTGGGTGTAGACCGCGCCCGCGGCCGGGCTGGTCAGCACGGTGATCGGCGGCTGATGGGCGCCGGTGCACGAGGTACCGTTGATCGCGAAGTTCGTCGGAGCCGCGTTGGCGCCGCTGTAGGTGAACTGCGCGCCGGTGGTGACGGCGGAGCCCGCGGCGATGTTCGCGTTGTACGTGGCGCTGTTGACCGTGACCGTCTGGCCGGACTGGGACCAGGTCCCGTTCCAGCCGTTGCTCAGCTTCTGGTTGCCCGCGTAGCTGTACGTCAGGGTCCAGCCGTTGATGGCGTCCGTGCCGCGGTTGGTGATCGTCAGATCCGCGGTGAAACCGGAACCCCAGTCGTTGGTCTTGTAGTCGACGCTGCACTGAACTGCAGCTGCTTGTGCGGGAGTTGAAGCCGCACTCAGCATCGCGAACGGCAGCGCCATGGCCGCCACGACAGCGGTCCACAATCGCCGGACGGTCCGGCGTCTCCTGGTGGGGGGCATTGCTGGTTCCTCCTTGTGCGGCTCGGAGAAGTCAAGGCTTGAACCAGTGGGAGCGCTCCCATAGTGAGGACGAGTGTTCAAGGGGTCAAGGTGCTTGAAGAGTCGAAAAGATTCGACGAACGGGTCTCGGAAAAGTCAAGTGACCCCTCTGTTCTTTGCCGTCACTTGGCGCTACCTTCCTTGGCACCAGTGGGAGCGATTCCATCAGTCGACGCGTTCGTAACGGCGCGCTGATCTGCAAGGAGTCGCTCATGCGACACCCCCCGCGTTCAGTACTTTTAGCCGTTGCCGGCGCGGCCGCCCTCATCGGGTCCGTGACGGTGCCGGTGGTCACGGCGTCCGGCGCCGCCCCTGCCTGCTCGGTGGAGTACTCCGTCACCAGCCAGTGGGACAGCGGCTTCCAGGGTGCCGTGAAAGTCACCAACAACACGGCCGCCATGAGTAGTTGGAGCCTCGCCTTCGACTTTGCCGGCGGCCAGAAGCTCACCCAGGGCTGGAACGCGACATGGTCCCAGTCCGGTACGACGGTCACCGCGGCCAGTGAGAGCTACAACGGCTCCCTGGCCACCGGAGCGAGCGTCAGCGCCGGATTCATCGCGTCCTGGTCGGGGAGCAACGCCGTTCCGAACTCGTTCAAGCTCAACGGCACCAGCTGCAACACGGCTGTCGAGCCCTCGCCCACACCGGAGCCGACGGATCCCGCGGAAGACGGGCCCCCCGTCCTTCGCGCGTCGGGCAACAAGCTCGTGGACGCCGGCGGCGTGACCCGCCGTCTGCTCGGCGTGAACCGGTCCGGCGGAGAGTTCATGTGCGTCCAGGGCCGCGGCATCTTCGACGGCCCGGTCGACGACGCCTCCGTGAAGGCGATCGCCGACTGGAAAGCGAACACGGTCCGCATCCCTCTCAACGAGGAGTGCTGGCTGGGACTGTCCAACATCGACCCGGCCTACGCCGGAGCGAACTACATCAACGCCGTCAAGGACCTGGTCGCCAAGGTCAAGGCCCACGGCATGACACCCGTGGTCGAACTGCACTGGACCCACGGGCAGTACACCGGCAACTCCGCCGGCTGCTCCGACGTGCACGCCAGCTGCCAGAAACCGATGCCCGACATGCAGTACACGCCCTCCTTCTGGGCCTCGGTGGCCAACACCTTCAAGAACGACCGCACCGTCGTCTTCGACCTGTTCAACGAGCCCTACCCGGACCGCGCCACCTCCACGACCACCCAGGCGTGGCAGTGCTGGCGGGACGGCGGCAGCTGCCCGGGCATCGGGTACGAGGTCGCCGGTATGCAGGATCTCGTCGACAGCGTCCG
This portion of the Streptomyces canus genome encodes:
- a CDS encoding cellulose binding domain-containing protein, whose protein sequence is MRRTRILTAVLALAAGLLAGTPPALAADSTAKVSLAADTYTWKNARIDGGGFVPGIVFNRSEKNLAYARTDIGGAYRWQESSKTWTPLLDSVGWDDWGHTGVVSLASDSVDPNKVYAAVGTYTNSWDPKNGAVMRSSNRGASWQKTDLPFKLGGNMPGRGMGERLAVDPNRNSVLYLGAPSGKGLWRSTDSGVTWSQVANFPNVGNYQQDPTDTSGYASDNQGIVWVTFDESTGTSGNATRAIYVGVADLQNSVYRSTDAGATWTRLAGQPTGYLAHKGVLDAAGGYLYLSYSDKGGPYDGGKGQVWRYATATGTWTNISPVAEADTYYGFSGLTVDRQKPGTVMATAYSSWWPDTQIFRSTDSGATWTKAWDYTSYPNRANRYTMDVSSSPWLTWGANPSPPEQTPKLGWMTESLEIDPFDSNRMMYGTGATLYGTENLTNWDSGSQFTIKPMVQGLEETAVLDLASPPSGAPLLSALGDIGGFRHTDLTKVPSMMFTSPNFTTTTSLDFAETNPNTVVRVGNLDSGPHIAFSTDNGANWFAGSDPSGVSGGGTVAAASDGSRFVWSPDGAGVQYTAGFGSSWSASSGIPAGAIVESDRVDAKTFYGFKSGKFYVSTDGGATFTASAATGLPSGDSVRFKALPGVKGDVWLAGGATDGAYGLWHSTDGGASWSKLSNVDQADTIGFGKAATGASYQTLYTSAKIGGVRGIFRSTDKGATWTRINDDAHQWGWTGAAITGDPRVYGRVYVSTNGRGVIYGETSDTGGGGTDPTDPPDPTPTGACAVTYKITNQWSGGFQADVQLSNTGSSAWTGWSLGWTFPNAQTIAQTWNAEAAQSGSTVTAKNVGWNANVAAGSSVSFGFTGSWSGTNGKPTAFKVGDQACTVA
- a CDS encoding glycoside hydrolase family 48 protein; the encoded protein is MPPTRRRRTVRRLWTAVVAAMALPFAMLSAASTPAQAAAVQCSVDYKTNDWGSGFTADLTITNRGTDAINGWTLTYSYAGNQKLSNGWNGTWSQSGQTVTVNSATYNANIAAGSAVTTGAQFTYSGANAAPTNFAINGTSCTGAHQPPITVLTSPAAGAVYTQGTAVPLAATAAAADNATISKVEFYDNTTLLGTDTTSPYSLSVSSLTVGSHSLLAKAYDSLGASGESTPVGITVASGPAVVASATQLAVQQGKTGTYTVKLSTQPSANVTVTTARTGGNAGLSVTGGASLTFTPSNWNTAQTVTITGNASGTGAATFESTATGHAKASVTVTQIAATGTYNARFLDLYGKITNPANGYFSPEGIPYHSVETLIVEAPDHGHETTSEAYSYLLWLQAMYGKVTGDWSKFNGAWDIMEKYMIPTHADQPTNSFYNASKPATYAPELDTPNEYPAKLDTGVSVGSDPIAGELKSAYGTDDIYGMHWLQDVDNVYGYGNSPGKCEAGPTDTGPSYINTFQRGAQESVWETVPQPTCDQFKYGGKNGYLDLFTGDASYAKQWKFTNAPDADARAVQAAYWADKWAKEQGKGSDVSATVGKAAKMGDYLRYAMYDKYFKKIGNCVGPSTCAAGTGKDASMYLLSWYYAWGGATDTSAGWAWRIGSSHAHGGYQNPMAAYALSSYADLKPKSATGAADWNTSLSRQLEFYRWLQSDEGAIAGGATNSWAGRYATPPAGKSTFYGMYYDQQPVYHDPPSNQWFGFQAWSMERVAEYYQQTGNAQAKAVLDKWVDWALSKTTINPDGTYQIPSTLQWSGQPDTWNASSPGANSGLHVTVADYTNDVGVAAAYAKTLTYYADRSGDTQAASTAKALLDGMWSNYQDSLGIAVPENRADYNRFDDSVYVPSGWTGTMPNGDAINASSTFESIRSFYEDDPAWSKIEAYLAGGAVPSFTYHRFWAQADIALAMGSYAELLE
- a CDS encoding cellulose binding domain-containing protein, producing MRHPPRSVLLAVAGAAALIGSVTVPVVTASGAAPACSVEYSVTSQWDSGFQGAVKVTNNTAAMSSWSLAFDFAGGQKLTQGWNATWSQSGTTVTAASESYNGSLATGASVSAGFIASWSGSNAVPNSFKLNGTSCNTAVEPSPTPEPTDPAEDGPPVLRASGNKLVDAGGVTRRLLGVNRSGGEFMCVQGRGIFDGPVDDASVKAIADWKANTVRIPLNEECWLGLSNIDPAYAGANYINAVKDLVAKVKAHGMTPVVELHWTHGQYTGNSAGCSDVHASCQKPMPDMQYTPSFWASVANTFKNDRTVVFDLFNEPYPDRATSTTTQAWQCWRDGGSCPGIGYEVAGMQDLVDSVRGTGAANLILAGGIAYSNDLSQWLTYRPADPAGNLAAAWHVYNFNTCANESCWNSTLAPVAAQVPLVAGEIGENTCAHGFIDQVMKWFDDRGLSYLGWTWNTWDCSSGPSLISSYDGTPTAFGTGLRDRLRALNG